From Variovorax sp. J2L1-78, the proteins below share one genomic window:
- a CDS encoding efflux RND transporter permease subunit, with amino-acid sequence MTTPSPATGKAGFNLSKWALEHAALTRYLMIAFMVLGFASYFQLGQDEDPPFTFRIMVMRTYWPGATAQQMAEQVTDKLERTLQEAPYASKIRSYSKPGESMIIFEIKDSSKPSEVANVWYTVRKKIGDMRGTLPGGVQGPFFNDEFGDVYGVIYALQTDGYSPAEIKTFADEVRQGLLRVKDVAKVEQFGLQDEKVYVEVSQKRVAQLGLDMNAVLQQIGAQNAVESAGTIESPLDMVQVRVGGQFTSVEQLREMPIRGTSGNQLRLGDISEIRRGTIDPPAVKVHHQGKEVVALGVSMAKGGDIIALGQALRVAVADIGQRLPAGVTLAQVQDQPVSVATSVNEFVHVLIEAVVIVLAVSFIALGLHKGGRFGWHIDMRPGLVVAITIPLVLAVTFLAMNYFGIGLHKVSLGSLIIALGLLVDDAIIAVEMMVRKMEEGYDKTRAATFAYDVTAKPMLTGTLITAAGFLPIGLAKSTTGEYTFAIFAVTVIALVLSWIVSVYFVPYLGTLLLKVKPHDPDAPPHELFDSRFYNAFRAAVNWCVAHRWLTIGATVAIFALGIVGMGRVQQQFFPDSSRPEILVDLWSPEGTAFAANEDIARRVEQRLMQEPEVASATTWIGSGVPRFYLPLDYIFPQTNASQVLVLAKDLHQRDALRQRLPALLAQEFPEVRARAKLLPNGPPVAYPVQFRVIGTDPSQLRLHADEVKAAMRQNANTRGVNDNWNESVKVIRLDVDQDKARALGVTSQAIAQASRTMFSGTTIGQYRENDRLIDIVLRQSPDEREAISDIGNAYLPTASGHSIPLAQIARPVFTWEPGVMWRENRDYAITVNADIAEGLQGATVTQQLLPELRALEAKWRAAGQGAYRIEVAGAVEESSKGSTSIVAGIPIMLFLVFTLLMLQLHSFSRALLVFITGPLGIAGVAAALLILNRPFGFVALLGVIALMGMIQRNSVILIDQIESDRAAGVPAWDAIVESAVRRLRPIVLTAAAAVLAMIPLSRSVFWGPMAVAIMGGLIVATVLTLLALPAMYAAAFRVKREEKAAPVSV; translated from the coding sequence ATGACCACCCCGAGCCCAGCGACCGGCAAGGCCGGTTTCAATCTGTCGAAATGGGCGCTCGAGCATGCGGCGCTCACGCGCTACCTGATGATCGCGTTCATGGTGCTGGGCTTCGCCTCGTACTTCCAACTGGGCCAGGACGAGGACCCGCCCTTCACCTTCCGCATCATGGTGATGCGCACCTACTGGCCCGGCGCGACTGCGCAACAGATGGCCGAGCAGGTGACCGACAAGCTGGAGCGCACGCTGCAGGAGGCACCGTACGCCAGCAAGATCCGCAGCTATTCGAAGCCCGGCGAGTCGATGATCATCTTCGAGATCAAGGACTCGTCCAAGCCCAGCGAGGTGGCCAACGTCTGGTACACGGTGCGCAAGAAGATCGGCGACATGCGGGGCACGCTGCCCGGCGGCGTGCAGGGGCCGTTCTTCAACGACGAGTTCGGCGACGTGTACGGCGTGATCTATGCGCTGCAGACCGACGGCTATTCGCCGGCGGAAATCAAGACCTTCGCCGACGAGGTGCGCCAGGGTCTGTTGCGCGTGAAGGACGTGGCGAAGGTCGAGCAGTTCGGGCTGCAGGACGAGAAGGTCTACGTCGAGGTGTCGCAGAAGCGCGTGGCGCAGCTGGGCCTGGACATGAACGCGGTGCTGCAGCAGATCGGTGCGCAGAACGCGGTGGAGAGCGCCGGCACGATCGAGTCGCCGCTCGACATGGTGCAGGTGCGCGTCGGCGGTCAGTTCACCAGCGTCGAGCAGCTGCGCGAGATGCCGATCCGCGGTACCTCGGGCAACCAGTTGCGGTTGGGCGACATTTCCGAGATTCGCCGCGGCACGATCGACCCGCCGGCCGTCAAGGTGCATCACCAGGGCAAGGAAGTCGTCGCACTGGGCGTCTCGATGGCCAAGGGCGGCGACATCATCGCGCTGGGCCAGGCGTTGCGCGTGGCGGTGGCCGACATCGGCCAGCGCCTGCCGGCCGGCGTGACGCTGGCCCAGGTGCAGGACCAGCCGGTCTCGGTGGCGACCTCGGTCAACGAGTTCGTGCATGTGCTGATCGAGGCGGTGGTGATCGTGCTGGCCGTGAGCTTCATCGCCCTCGGCCTGCACAAGGGCGGGCGCTTCGGCTGGCACATCGACATGCGGCCGGGGCTGGTGGTGGCGATCACGATCCCGCTGGTGTTGGCGGTGACCTTCCTAGCCATGAACTACTTCGGCATCGGGCTGCACAAGGTGTCGCTCGGCTCGCTGATCATCGCCCTGGGCCTGCTGGTGGACGACGCGATCATCGCGGTGGAGATGATGGTGCGGAAGATGGAGGAGGGCTACGACAAGACCCGCGCCGCCACCTTCGCCTACGACGTGACGGCCAAGCCGATGCTGACCGGCACGCTCATCACGGCGGCGGGCTTCCTGCCCATCGGCCTGGCCAAGTCGACCACCGGCGAATACACCTTCGCGATCTTCGCGGTGACCGTCATCGCGCTGGTGCTCAGCTGGATCGTTTCGGTCTATTTCGTGCCGTACCTGGGCACGCTGCTGCTCAAGGTGAAGCCCCACGACCCGGATGCGCCGCCGCACGAGCTGTTCGATTCACGCTTCTACAACGCCTTCCGCGCTGCGGTGAACTGGTGCGTGGCGCACCGCTGGCTCACCATCGGCGCGACCGTGGCGATCTTCGCGCTCGGCATCGTGGGCATGGGGCGGGTGCAGCAGCAGTTCTTCCCCGATTCGAGCCGGCCGGAGATCCTGGTCGACCTGTGGTCGCCCGAAGGCACCGCCTTCGCCGCCAACGAGGACATCGCCAGGCGCGTGGAGCAGCGGCTGATGCAGGAGCCGGAGGTCGCGTCGGCCACGACCTGGATCGGCAGCGGCGTGCCACGCTTCTATCTGCCGCTCGACTACATCTTCCCGCAGACCAACGCGTCGCAGGTGCTGGTGCTGGCCAAGGATCTGCATCAGCGCGACGCCCTGCGCCAGCGCCTGCCCGCGTTGCTGGCCCAGGAGTTTCCCGAGGTGCGCGCCCGCGCCAAGCTCTTGCCGAACGGCCCCCCCGTGGCCTACCCGGTGCAGTTCCGTGTGATCGGCACCGACCCGTCGCAGCTGCGCCTGCATGCAGACGAAGTCAAGGCGGCGATGCGGCAGAACGCGAACACGCGTGGCGTGAACGACAACTGGAACGAGTCGGTGAAGGTGATCCGCCTGGACGTCGACCAGGACAAGGCGCGCGCGCTCGGCGTGACGAGCCAGGCCATCGCCCAGGCATCGCGCACCATGTTCAGCGGCACCACCATCGGCCAGTACCGCGAGAACGACCGGCTGATCGACATCGTGCTGCGCCAGTCGCCCGACGAGCGCGAAGCCATCTCGGACATCGGCAACGCCTACCTGCCGACGGCGTCGGGCCACTCGATCCCGCTCGCGCAGATCGCCAGGCCGGTCTTCACCTGGGAGCCGGGCGTGATGTGGCGCGAGAACCGCGACTACGCCATCACGGTGAACGCCGATATCGCCGAAGGCCTGCAGGGCGCGACCGTGACGCAGCAACTGCTGCCCGAACTGCGCGCGCTGGAAGCGAAGTGGCGCGCGGCCGGGCAGGGCGCCTACCGCATCGAGGTGGCCGGCGCGGTGGAGGAGAGCAGCAAGGGCTCGACCTCGATCGTGGCGGGCATACCGATCATGCTGTTCCTGGTCTTCACGCTGCTGATGCTGCAGCTGCACAGCTTCAGCCGGGCGCTGCTGGTGTTCATCACCGGGCCGCTGGGCATTGCGGGTGTGGCGGCGGCGTTGTTGATCCTGAACCGGCCCTTCGGCTTCGTCGCGCTGCTCGGCGTGATTGCGCTGATGGGGATGATTCAGCGCAACTCGGTGATCCTGATCGACCAGATCGAGAGCGACCGCGCCGCCGGCGTGCCGGCCTGGGATGCGATCGTCGAATCCGCCGTGCGGCGGCTGCGCCCCATCGTGCTGACGGCCGCGGCCGCGGTGCTGGCGATGATCCCGCTGTCGCGCAGCGTCTTCTGGGGGCCGATGGCCGTCGCCATCATGGGCGGCCTGATCGTGGCCACCGTGCTGACCCTGCTGGCGCTCCCGGCGATGTACGCCGCCGCCTTCCGCGTGAAGCGAGAAGAAAAGGCGGCCCCGGTTAGCGTCTAA
- a CDS encoding efflux RND transporter periplasmic adaptor subunit, whose translation MAVSIVSVAHSLPVAAVLVAAALAGCSKPPAAEDPVRAVKVQTVGASAYGTAPEFSAEVRARIETPMGFRVAGKILRRQAELGQRVQAGQVLAQLDPQDYRLAADAARAQQASAQTNRDLAAADLKRYRELRAQNFISGAELERRETTYKSAQAQFEQAQAQLASQGNQASYATLVADTAGVVTAIEAQPGQVVSAGTPVLRIAQDGARDAVFAVPEDRAAQIKPGSDVAVRGWAGGPELPGKVREVGASADPVTRTYTVKVAIDAATAPPLGATVYARPQALSHVGAPVIKLPTSALRQEGNGSAVWLVDKASMTVRSQPVQVATADGNEAVIAQGLEPGMQVVVAGVHVLAPGQKVSIYQGKSTPVAAGGTVAAPASAASR comes from the coding sequence ATGGCCGTATCGATCGTTTCCGTCGCCCACTCGCTTCCCGTCGCCGCCGTGCTCGTCGCCGCGGCCCTGGCGGGCTGCTCCAAGCCACCCGCCGCCGAAGATCCGGTGCGCGCCGTCAAGGTCCAGACCGTGGGCGCCAGCGCCTACGGCACCGCCCCCGAGTTCTCGGCCGAGGTGCGCGCCCGCATCGAGACGCCGATGGGCTTCCGTGTCGCCGGCAAGATCCTTCGGCGCCAGGCCGAACTCGGGCAGCGCGTGCAGGCCGGCCAGGTGCTGGCGCAGCTCGATCCGCAGGACTACCGCCTGGCCGCCGATGCCGCCCGCGCGCAGCAGGCGTCGGCCCAGACGAACCGCGACCTGGCGGCGGCGGACCTCAAGCGCTACCGCGAGCTGCGGGCGCAGAACTTCATCAGCGGCGCCGAACTGGAGCGCCGCGAAACCACCTACAAGTCGGCGCAAGCCCAGTTCGAACAGGCGCAGGCGCAGCTCGCCTCGCAGGGGAACCAGGCGAGCTACGCGACCCTGGTGGCCGATACGGCCGGCGTGGTCACGGCCATCGAGGCGCAGCCCGGCCAGGTGGTGTCGGCCGGCACGCCGGTGCTGCGCATCGCCCAGGACGGCGCCCGCGACGCGGTCTTCGCGGTGCCCGAAGACCGGGCGGCGCAGATCAAGCCGGGCTCCGACGTGGCCGTGCGCGGCTGGGCCGGCGGCCCCGAACTGCCAGGCAAGGTGCGCGAGGTGGGCGCCAGCGCCGACCCCGTGACGCGCACCTACACCGTGAAAGTGGCGATCGATGCCGCCACGGCGCCGCCACTGGGTGCCACGGTCTACGCGCGGCCGCAGGCGCTGTCGCACGTCGGCGCGCCGGTGATCAAGCTGCCGACCAGCGCGCTGCGCCAGGAAGGCAATGGCTCCGCGGTGTGGCTGGTCGACAAGGCCAGCATGACGGTGCGCTCGCAGCCGGTGCAGGTGGCCACGGCGGACGGCAACGAGGCGGTGATCGCCCAGGGTCTCGAGCCAGGCATGCAGGTGGTGGTGGCGGGCGTGCATGTGCTCGCCCCGGGGCAGAAGGTGTCGATTTACCAGGGCAAGTCCACGCCGGTCGCGGCAGGCGGCACCGTGGCGGCACCGGCTTCGGCCGCCTCGCGCTGA
- the hpnE gene encoding hydroxysqualene dehydroxylase HpnE has product MRIAVIGAGWAGLACAIEATRAGHLVTLFDAARMPGGRARRIDAGHNGAPLDNGQHILIGAYRETLALMRTVGVEPDDTLHRTPLSLRFADGGGLALPRMAAPLDLLVGIATARGWTWADKASLLRTALRWRRARFHCTPEATVATLCRGLTRRVMQELIEPLCVSALNTPVDESSGTVFLRVLNDALFDERGGADLLLPRVDLGALLPDAAVRWLGLRAATVRTGYRVQTLVRTDTHWQVDGEDFDRVVIAGAPWDAARLVRAATIDADDWLAVTDALRYEAIATLYADGAPALAAPMVALRTGPGAPAQFAFDRGQLGGPHGLIALVVSASELPREALEEQALAQAATQLGATRLRIVQTVIERRATFACTPGLRRPWMQIAPGLAACGDYLDGPYPATLEGAVRSGLAAARWIGP; this is encoded by the coding sequence TTGAGGATCGCCGTCATCGGCGCCGGCTGGGCCGGCCTGGCCTGCGCCATCGAGGCCACGCGCGCCGGCCACCTCGTCACCCTGTTCGACGCCGCCCGCATGCCCGGTGGCCGCGCCCGCCGCATCGACGCCGGCCACAACGGCGCCCCGCTGGACAACGGCCAGCACATCCTGATCGGCGCCTACCGCGAGACGTTGGCGCTGATGCGCACGGTCGGCGTCGAGCCGGACGACACGCTGCACCGCACCCCGCTCTCGCTGCGCTTCGCCGACGGCGGCGGCCTGGCGCTGCCGCGGATGGCGGCGCCGCTCGACCTGCTCGTCGGCATCGCCACCGCACGCGGCTGGACCTGGGCGGACAAGGCCTCGCTGCTGCGCACCGCCCTGCGCTGGCGACGCGCCCGCTTCCACTGCACGCCCGAAGCGACGGTGGCGACGCTGTGCCGCGGGCTCACGCGGCGCGTCATGCAGGAGCTGATCGAGCCGCTGTGCGTCTCCGCGCTGAACACGCCGGTCGACGAGTCGAGCGGCACCGTCTTCCTGCGGGTGCTGAACGACGCCCTGTTCGACGAGCGCGGCGGCGCCGACCTGCTGCTGCCGCGCGTCGACCTCGGCGCCCTGCTGCCCGACGCCGCGGTGCGCTGGCTCGGCCTGCGCGCGGCCACGGTGCGCACCGGCTACCGCGTGCAGACGCTGGTGCGCACCGACACCCACTGGCAGGTCGACGGCGAGGATTTCGATCGCGTCGTGATCGCCGGCGCGCCCTGGGACGCCGCGCGCCTGGTGCGCGCCGCCACCATCGATGCCGACGACTGGCTGGCCGTCACCGACGCGCTGCGCTACGAAGCCATCGCCACGCTGTATGCCGACGGTGCGCCCGCGCTGGCGGCGCCCATGGTCGCGCTGCGCACCGGCCCCGGCGCGCCGGCGCAGTTCGCCTTCGACCGCGGCCAGCTCGGCGGGCCGCACGGCCTCATCGCGCTGGTCGTGAGCGCGAGCGAACTGCCACGCGAGGCGCTGGAAGAACAGGCGCTCGCGCAGGCCGCCACGCAGCTCGGTGCCACGCGGCTTCGCATCGTGCAGACGGTGATCGAACGGCGCGCCACCTTCGCCTGCACGCCCGGCCTTCGCCGCCCCTGGATGCAGATCGCCCCCGGCCTCGCGGCGTGCGGGGACTACCTCGACGGTCCCTACCCCGCCACGCTCGAAGGCGCGGTGCGCAGCGGCCTCGCGGCCGCACGCTGGATCGGTCCATGA
- a CDS encoding DUF1109 domain-containing protein, with protein sequence MKTDELIALLAADATPVPRRASARRVLLALALALPVSIAIMLIEYGPRRDLVEAMFWPMFWIKLLFPIAVAAAAFVLVQRLARPGVRGGLAWAALALPVALIWAMAAMSWGMAPPAERSAMLWGTSWRTCVPSIGLMSAPVFVAALVALRGLAPTRPAVAGAAAGALAGGAGAAVYAVHCVELAAPFLAVWYVAGIALPVALGAVLGPRLLRW encoded by the coding sequence ATGAAGACCGACGAACTGATCGCGCTGCTGGCGGCGGACGCCACTCCGGTGCCCCGCCGTGCGAGCGCGCGGCGCGTGCTGCTGGCGCTGGCGCTGGCGCTGCCCGTGTCGATCGCGATCATGCTCATCGAGTACGGCCCGCGCCGGGACCTGGTCGAGGCGATGTTCTGGCCGATGTTCTGGATCAAGCTGCTCTTCCCGATCGCGGTGGCGGCCGCCGCCTTCGTGCTGGTGCAGCGTCTCGCGCGGCCCGGCGTCCGGGGCGGGCTGGCCTGGGCCGCGCTCGCGCTCCCGGTGGCGCTGATCTGGGCGATGGCTGCGATGAGCTGGGGGATGGCACCGCCCGCCGAGCGCTCGGCGATGCTGTGGGGCACCAGCTGGCGCACCTGTGTCCCCAGCATCGGCCTGATGTCGGCGCCGGTCTTCGTCGCCGCGCTGGTGGCGCTGCGGGGGCTCGCTCCCACGCGGCCCGCGGTGGCCGGTGCCGCCGCGGGGGCGCTGGCCGGCGGGGCAGGGGCCGCGGTCTATGCCGTGCACTGCGTCGAGCTGGCCGCGCCGTTCCTGGCTGTCTGGTACGTGGCCGGCATCGCCCTGCCGGTGGCGCTCGGCGCCGTGCTGGGACCGCGCCTGCTGCGCTGGTGA
- the hpnD gene encoding presqualene diphosphate synthase HpnD — MTPAQYVQQKAAASGSSFYYAFLFLPTRRRAAITAFYAFCREIDDVVDEVRDPGVAATKLAWWRTEVAQAYAGQPHHPVMQALMPLTAEHGIEAAQLQQIIDGCQMDLEQTRYLDFPGLKRYCHLVAGVVGEVSARIFGQTDPQTTAYAHTLGLALQLTNIIRDVGEDALRGRIYLPVNELQQFDVKAHEVLNRIHSDRFVAMMKFQAERAHRTYDEALALLPAADRRSQKPGLMMASIYRALLREIERDDFQVLNQRVSLTPLRKFWLAWRVQALGRI, encoded by the coding sequence ATGACGCCCGCGCAGTACGTCCAGCAGAAAGCGGCCGCCTCGGGCAGCAGCTTCTATTACGCCTTCCTGTTCCTTCCCACGCGCCGCCGCGCCGCGATCACCGCCTTCTATGCCTTCTGCCGCGAGATCGACGACGTGGTCGACGAGGTACGGGACCCCGGCGTCGCCGCCACCAAGCTGGCCTGGTGGCGCACCGAAGTCGCCCAGGCCTACGCAGGCCAGCCGCACCACCCGGTCATGCAGGCGTTGATGCCGCTGACGGCCGAGCACGGCATCGAGGCCGCGCAGCTGCAGCAGATCATCGACGGCTGCCAGATGGACCTCGAACAGACCCGCTACCTCGACTTCCCCGGCCTCAAGCGCTACTGCCACCTGGTGGCCGGCGTGGTCGGCGAGGTCTCGGCGCGCATCTTCGGGCAGACCGATCCGCAGACCACCGCCTACGCCCACACGCTGGGCCTGGCGCTGCAGCTCACGAACATCATCCGCGACGTCGGCGAAGACGCACTGCGCGGGCGCATCTACCTGCCGGTGAACGAGCTGCAGCAGTTCGACGTCAAGGCGCACGAAGTGCTCAACCGCATCCACTCCGACCGCTTCGTAGCGATGATGAAGTTCCAGGCCGAGCGTGCGCACCGCACCTACGACGAAGCCCTGGCGCTGCTGCCGGCTGCCGACCGCCGCAGCCAGAAGCCGGGCCTGATGATGGCCAGCATCTACCGCGCATTGCTGCGCGAGATCGAGCGCGACGACTTCCAGGTGCTGAACCAGCGCGTGAGCCTCACGCCGCTGCGCAAGTTCTGGCTGGCGTGGCGCGTGCAGGCCCTGGGGCGGATTTGA
- a CDS encoding DUF1993 domain-containing protein, with amino-acid sequence MALSLYDLSVSVFTRGLGQLAHLLDKGLAHAQAHDIDTATLVGARLAPDMFTLAGQVQSASDASKLGAARLAGITAPSFPDTETTYEELQARVAKTLDFLKTVERSQIDGFETRDVVVKNRRGEMHFTAERYLLQFALPNFFFHVTTAYGVLRHSGVPVGKMDYLGTF; translated from the coding sequence ATGGCGCTATCCCTCTACGACCTGTCCGTCTCTGTCTTCACCCGTGGCCTCGGCCAGCTGGCCCATCTGCTCGACAAGGGGCTGGCGCACGCGCAGGCCCACGACATCGACACGGCGACGCTGGTCGGCGCGCGGCTGGCGCCCGACATGTTCACGCTGGCCGGCCAGGTGCAGAGCGCGAGCGATGCGTCCAAGCTGGGTGCGGCGCGGCTCGCCGGCATCACGGCGCCGAGCTTTCCCGACACCGAGACGACCTACGAGGAACTGCAGGCGCGCGTCGCGAAGACGCTCGACTTCCTGAAGACCGTCGAGCGTTCGCAGATCGACGGTTTCGAAACGCGCGACGTCGTCGTGAAGAACCGCCGCGGCGAGATGCACTTCACCGCCGAGCGCTACCTGCTGCAGTTCGCGCTGCCGAACTTCTTCTTCCACGTCACGACCGCGTATGGCGTGCTGCGCCACAGCGGCGTGCCGGTCGGGAAGATGGATTACCTCGGCACGTTCTGA
- the hemH gene encoding ferrochelatase, whose protein sequence is MPSKTTSGNGEPPPRPAEDRTAILWCNLGSPDEPTAPAVRRYLSQFLHDHRVVEIPRALWCLILHGIILRVRPAKSAAKYRSIWLPAGSPLKVWTEKQAKLLAGWLGERGHRLSVRHAMRYASPSIASQLDAAQAEGATRVLVMQAYPQYSATTTASVIDAVTAWTRTKRSLPELRFVNQYHDDPRYIDALAQGVEAYWKQNGRPDQLVMSFHGIPERNIRLGDPYQGQCLETARLLTARLGLSPSAYRVTFQSRFGRAKWLEPYTEPTLRELGAAGTARVDVMCPGFPADCLETLEEIAMEGREAFLHAGGKEFHYIPCLNDSPAWITALTGIAERHLAGWPTKPLPGEASAQNVPR, encoded by the coding sequence ATGCCTTCCAAAACGACATCCGGCAACGGGGAACCCCCCCCCCGCCCAGCCGAAGACCGCACCGCCATCCTCTGGTGCAACCTCGGCTCCCCCGACGAGCCCACGGCCCCCGCGGTGCGCCGCTACCTCTCGCAGTTCCTGCACGACCACCGCGTGGTCGAGATCCCGCGCGCCCTCTGGTGCCTGATCCTGCACGGCATCATCCTGCGCGTGCGACCGGCCAAGTCGGCCGCCAAGTACCGGAGCATCTGGCTGCCCGCAGGCTCGCCGCTCAAGGTCTGGACCGAGAAGCAGGCCAAGCTGCTGGCCGGCTGGCTCGGGGAGCGCGGCCACCGGCTGTCGGTGCGGCATGCGATGCGCTATGCGAGCCCGTCGATCGCCTCGCAGCTCGACGCCGCGCAGGCCGAGGGCGCGACCCGCGTGTTGGTGATGCAGGCCTACCCGCAGTATTCGGCGACCACCACCGCCAGCGTGATCGACGCCGTGACAGCATGGACGCGCACGAAGCGCAGCCTGCCCGAACTCCGCTTCGTCAACCAGTACCACGACGACCCGCGCTACATCGACGCGCTGGCGCAGGGCGTCGAAGCCTACTGGAAGCAGAACGGCCGGCCCGACCAGCTGGTGATGAGCTTCCACGGCATTCCCGAACGCAACATCCGGCTCGGGGACCCGTACCAGGGCCAGTGCCTGGAGACGGCCCGCCTGCTGACCGCGCGCCTGGGGCTGTCGCCGAGCGCCTACCGCGTGACCTTCCAGTCGCGCTTCGGCCGCGCCAAATGGCTGGAGCCCTACACCGAGCCGACGCTGCGCGAACTGGGTGCCGCCGGCACGGCACGGGTCGACGTGATGTGCCCGGGCTTTCCGGCCGATTGCCTCGAGACGCTGGAAGAGATCGCGATGGAAGGCCGCGAAGCCTTCCTGCATGCGGGCGGCAAGGAATTCCACTACATCCCCTGCCTCAACGACAGCCCGGCGTGGATCACCGCGCTGACCGGCATCGCCGAGCGCCACCTCGCCGGCTGGCCAACGAAGCCCCTGCCGGGGGAGGCGTCAGCTCAGAACGTGCCGAGGTAA
- a CDS encoding HAD family hydrolase — MTLETPALAGHDGLDVKRIAAISLDLDDTLWPIWPTIERAERVLHAWLLREAPKTAELLVTPGVLRELRQATERERSDLAHDLSALRRESIRAALRRAGEDPALADPAFDAFFEERQRVELYDDALPALKWLSERYPLVAVSNGNADIHRTGVGRWFRTAFNARAFGSGKPHAPIFRAAAASVGLLPRDVLHVGDDAMLDVVGALDAGMQAAWLVRDTDEERKPWAHGARPQLVVPNLHALCMALDAQ, encoded by the coding sequence ATGACCTTGGAGACACCGGCCCTGGCAGGCCACGACGGACTCGACGTGAAGCGCATCGCGGCGATCTCGCTCGACCTGGACGACACCCTGTGGCCGATCTGGCCGACCATCGAGCGGGCCGAGCGCGTGCTGCACGCTTGGCTGCTGCGCGAGGCACCGAAGACCGCCGAACTGCTGGTCACGCCCGGCGTGCTGCGCGAGCTGCGGCAGGCGACCGAGCGGGAGCGTTCCGACCTGGCGCACGACCTCAGCGCGCTGCGCCGCGAATCGATCCGTGCGGCGCTTCGGCGTGCCGGCGAAGACCCGGCACTGGCCGACCCGGCCTTCGACGCCTTCTTCGAAGAGCGCCAGCGCGTCGAGCTCTACGACGATGCATTGCCAGCGCTCAAATGGCTGAGCGAACGCTATCCGCTGGTGGCCGTCTCCAACGGCAATGCGGACATCCATCGCACGGGCGTGGGCCGCTGGTTCCGCACCGCCTTCAACGCCCGCGCCTTCGGCAGCGGCAAGCCGCACGCGCCGATCTTCCGCGCGGCCGCGGCCTCCGTCGGCCTGCTGCCGCGCGACGTGCTGCACGTGGGCGACGACGCGATGCTCGATGTGGTGGGCGCGCTCGACGCCGGCATGCAGGCGGCCTGGCTGGTGCGCGACACCGACGAGGAGCGCAAGCCCTGGGCGCACGGGGCGCGGCCGCAGCTGGTCGTGCCGAACCTGCATGCGCTGTGCATGGCGCTGGACGCGCAGTAG
- the hpnC gene encoding squalene synthase HpnC: MSPSSDTAATAPTLAPLPTHYENFPVASWLCPPRLRPPIAAIYVFARTADDIADEGEASPAQRLADLHAFRADLAAIAQGGAASARWPAVFGPLAHAMRAFALPEALLADLLSAFIQDIEKTRDAGRYADRPELLDYCARSANPVGRLLLHLYGVNEPAALVQSDAICSALQLINFWQDLRVDLPRGRFYLPDADCAAHGIAPAAFDTFRPRGDAPPPHAALALVAAEVAWARGLMQQGTPLVHRLPGRMGWELRLVVQGGLRILDKIEALGFDTFTQRPTVGKADAPLLAWRALRMRRQSTQ; encoded by the coding sequence ATGTCCCCCTCTTCCGACACCGCCGCAACGGCGCCAACCCTCGCGCCACTGCCGACGCACTATGAGAACTTCCCGGTGGCGTCGTGGCTCTGCCCGCCACGGTTGCGTCCGCCCATTGCGGCCATCTACGTCTTCGCCCGGACGGCCGACGACATCGCCGACGAGGGCGAGGCATCGCCCGCGCAACGGCTGGCCGACCTGCACGCCTTCCGCGCCGACCTCGCCGCGATCGCGCAGGGCGGCGCCGCCTCGGCGCGCTGGCCCGCCGTCTTCGGCCCGCTGGCGCATGCGATGCGCGCCTTCGCCCTGCCCGAGGCCTTGCTGGCCGACCTGCTGTCGGCGTTCATCCAGGACATCGAGAAGACCCGCGACGCCGGGCGCTACGCCGACCGGCCCGAACTGCTGGACTACTGCGCCCGCTCCGCCAACCCGGTCGGGCGTCTGCTGCTGCATCTCTATGGGGTGAACGAGCCCGCGGCGCTGGTGCAGAGCGATGCGATCTGCAGTGCGCTGCAGCTCATCAATTTCTGGCAGGACCTGCGCGTTGACCTGCCGCGCGGCCGCTTCTATCTGCCGGACGCCGACTGCGCCGCCCACGGGATCGCGCCCGCGGCCTTCGACACCTTCCGCCCACGCGGCGATGCCCCGCCGCCGCACGCGGCCCTGGCACTGGTCGCCGCCGAAGTCGCCTGGGCGCGTGGGCTCATGCAACAGGGCACGCCCCTCGTGCACCGCCTGCCCGGACGCATGGGCTGGGAACTGCGGCTGGTGGTCCAGGGCGGACTGCGCATCCTCGACAAGATCGAGGCGCTGGGCTTCGACACCTTCACGCAGCGCCCCACCGTCGGCAAGGCCGACGCCCCGCTGCTCGCCTGGCGGGCGCTGCGGATGCGGAGACAATCGACGCAATGA